GAAAATCCAAAGATTAAACCAAACAATGAATAAATTAAATGTACCTTTTCTTTTTTACTGGGAAGAAAAAGAAGAAAATGAAGAAGAGTTAGAAAATATTTCTTCTTCCCCTTATCGGTTACCAATCAAAGATCGTTGGTGTAAGCAAATTGGATTACAATATTTATCCGTTCCAGCACATGGCATTGCTTTCCCTTATTTTTATACGATGCAAAAACAAAGATTTACATTGTATCATCATCGAACACTTGCGAAGTTAAATAAAGAGCTTTATCATTTGTTGGAGAAAAATTTTATAAAAATCAATCAACAAAAAGGGTAGGAATAGAAACTACCCTTACTTTTCTTACTTTTCCTTGTTATAATAGGAAAGAATCTATATAAGAAAGGCACGTGACATCATGCGTCTAGAAGAACGAATTTATTTTGATAATAGTGCGACTACTAAAATTCATCCTGAGGTAGCGCAAGCTTATATAAAAACAAGTGAACAAATTATGGGAAATCCAAGTAGTCTTCACCAATTGGGTAGTCAAGCTTCTTTGTTATTGCGAAAAGCAAGATTGCAAATTGCAGAAACTATGGGTTGTCAACCGAATGAGATTTTCTTCACTAGTGGTGGAACAGAAGGAGATAACTGGGTTTTAAAAGGAACAGCGATTGAAAAGCGCCGTTATGGAAAACATATGCTAATCTCTGCAATCGAACATCCAGCTATTAAAGAAACTGCAGCTCAATTAAGAGAATTAGGTTTTGAAATTGATGAAATTCCTGTAACTAAGGAAGGAATTATCGATATTGAAGCCTTTCAATCTTTATTGCGAGAAGATACTATTTTAGTATCTGTCATGGCAGTGAATAATGAAATTGGTACAATTCAACCTATTGCTCAAGTGGCAGAAATTTTAGAATCTTATCCACAAATTCATTTTCATGTAGATGCTGTACAAGCGATTGGACAAATTCCAACAAAAGATTATTTGGTTCCAAGAGTGGACTTTGCAACTTTTTCTGCCCATAAATTCCATGGACCACGCGGGATTGGCTTTATTTATTGGAAAGAAGGACGCCGATTAGCTCCTTTATTAACCGGTGGTGGTCAAGAACAAAATCAACGTAGCGGAACAGAAAATCTACCTGCAATTGTAGGAATGGCAAAAGCACTACGTCTATTATTTACAAATAATCAAGAAAAGCGCCAACATGAGCGTGAATTACAACAAACATTACGACAAGCATTGAGTGAATATCAAGATGTTCATTTCTTTACACCTGCTGATGAAACGATTACGGCTCCACATATCCTTTGTTTTGGATTAGAAGGAATTCGTGGAGAAGTATTAGTTCATGCCTTAGAACAGCAACATATCTTTATTTCTACGACAAGTGCTTGCTCTAGTAAAAAAGATTTGAAAATGAATACACTACAAGCAATGAAGGTACCAGAAGACATAGCTGACACTGCCGTTCGTGTAAGTTTCTGCGCAGAAAATACATTGTCTGAAGTACATAAAATGATTCAAGCTTTTGCTTTATATCATCATCGATTAAAAGATCATTCTTAAAAAAGAAAGGAAAATAGGATGGAATATACAGAAATTATGGTTCGCTATGGCGAACTTTCAACGAAAGGGAAAAATCGTAAAACGTTTATCCAACAATTAGCACAAAACGTACGTCAAGCAT
The nucleotide sequence above comes from Catellicoccus marimammalium M35/04/3. Encoded proteins:
- a CDS encoding cysteine desulfurase family protein, with the translated sequence MRLEERIYFDNSATTKIHPEVAQAYIKTSEQIMGNPSSLHQLGSQASLLLRKARLQIAETMGCQPNEIFFTSGGTEGDNWVLKGTAIEKRRYGKHMLISAIEHPAIKETAAQLRELGFEIDEIPVTKEGIIDIEAFQSLLREDTILVSVMAVNNEIGTIQPIAQVAEILESYPQIHFHVDAVQAIGQIPTKDYLVPRVDFATFSAHKFHGPRGIGFIYWKEGRRLAPLLTGGGQEQNQRSGTENLPAIVGMAKALRLLFTNNQEKRQHERELQQTLRQALSEYQDVHFFTPADETITAPHILCFGLEGIRGEVLVHALEQQHIFISTTSACSSKKDLKMNTLQAMKVPEDIADTAVRVSFCAENTLSEVHKMIQAFALYHHRLKDHS